Sequence from the Syntrophobacterales bacterium genome:
TAAGGTGTGTTGTAACAACCACTCTGCACCCTTTTCCTACAAATCCGTCGATGATGCTCATGGAAAGAGCCGAGGCTTCCTGTGGTTCCGTTCCTCCGCCGATTTCGTCAATGAGCACAAGTTCGTCACCTTTTGACCGGTAGAACAATTCCTTTATGGTTTGCATATGGGCTGTAAAACTTGACAGCTCCATCGAAATATCCTGTTCGTCGCCCATAACCGCGAATATGTGAGAGGCAATGGGTACGAGCGGTCGGCCTGCCGCCGGAATGAAAAGGCCGGCCTGAGCCATCACGGACAAGAGGCCGATCGTCTTAAGAGCGGCGGTTTTGCCGCCTGCATTGGGACCGCTTATTATCATTGCCTTCTTATCGCTGCCCATAATCACATCTATGGGAACCGCTCTTTCCCGCTTCGAAAGCACAATAAAGGGATTTAGGGCTTGCTTTATCTCAAGGGACCCTCCCACGCTGATTTCTGGTCTCACACACCCAAACTCCAGACTGAAGAGGGCAAGACAATGATAAAAGTCCAGATTCCTGAGGATGTGCATGTTGATGGCCAGATCGCCCACAGAATCTCTCACGAAATCCGTCAACTCACTGAGAACCCTCTTCTCTTCTTCCCTTTCTTCCTCTTCCAGGACATTGATGGAATTGTTTAATTCGACGCACTCAATGGGTTCTGTAAATGAGGTTTTCAATGAGTGGGAATAGTCGTGTACAATGCCTTTCAGGGCTTCATTAAAATTAGGCTTCAGAGGGATTACATATCGGCCGTTTCTTATCGCTATATACGTATCTTGCAATACAGGGCGAACAGCTTCCCTGTCCATGATTCTTTCAAACTTTTTCTTTATTCGCTCTCTCAGACTGAAAAGATCAGACCTTATTTTTGACAGCTCATACGAGGCGGTATCTTCAATAAATCCTTCCACGTTTATGGTTTTCATTATTCGGGAGTTCACAGTATGAAGCGGCCTCAGAGCCTCAAGCACCTCTTCCGTGTATGGCCCTCTCACATGAGTCTTCCTAAGAAAAGAGGAGATATCATCGCATGCACTCAAGAAATGGGAAATAAGAATAAAATCTTCTGATCCCAACACGGTATTGCGGACCGAAAGCCTCTTTGATAAATCATCTATATCTGGGATGTCTGAGAGAGGGATCTTTCCGTCCCATTTGATAACTTCAAGAACTGACCCCAGTTTTTCTTGTTTTTCCATCACCTCGCTGGGATCACTCAAGGGCAACAGTCCGCTTATCATCTCATCGGCAAAATGTGTCGACGAATAGCTTTTTAAAATGTTGAGTAATTTTATGTAATCAAGATATGATAGGGTTTTGTCAACCATAAAGGGCTTTGACTATCTTATTTAGAAGATAGTCTTTTAAGCACCATTTCACTCAATACTTTTCCATCCACTCTTCCGGGATACTTCCCAAGGATAGTTTTAATGATTTTCCCCATATCTTTTTTATCTTTTGCTCCAGTTTCCTCAATCGCCCATTCGATTTCCTTTGCCATTTCCTCCTCCGTCAGCTGGGAAGGAAGAAACTCTTTCAATATTTCAAGTTCTTTTTCCTCTTTTTCAACCAGATCGTTTCTTTGCCCTTTCTTAAAATTTTCTATCGATTCAATATGTTGCTTTATGGATGTTTTGATGAGAGAGAAAAACTCGTCTTCGTTTATTTGTCCTATTTTTTCAACTTCTTTATTTTTGATAGAGGTCAAGATCATCCGGAACAGAGACAAGCGTACATGGTCTCTTCCTTTTAAAGCCTTCTTCAGACCTTCTTCAATCATGGTTTTATATTCCATTGTTAATAAAGACCTTATTGGCTGCCCGTCTTGTTTCCTAAGTCTTGTGAGGGT
This genomic interval carries:
- a CDS encoding Smr/MutS family protein; translated protein: MVDKTLSYLDYIKLLNILKSYSSTHFADEMISGLLPLSDPSEVMEKQEKLGSVLEVIKWDGKIPLSDIPDIDDLSKRLSVRNTVLGSEDFILISHFLSACDDISSFLRKTHVRGPYTEEVLEALRPLHTVNSRIMKTINVEGFIEDTASYELSKIRSDLFSLRERIKKKFERIMDREAVRPVLQDTYIAIRNGRYVIPLKPNFNEALKGIVHDYSHSLKTSFTEPIECVELNNSINVLEEEEREEEKRVLSELTDFVRDSVGDLAINMHILRNLDFYHCLALFSLEFGCVRPEISVGGSLEIKQALNPFIVLSKRERAVPIDVIMGSDKKAMIISGPNAGGKTAALKTIGLLSVMAQAGLFIPAAGRPLVPIASHIFAVMGDEQDISMELSSFTAHMQTIKELFYRSKGDELVLIDEIGGGTEPQEASALSMSIIDGFVGKGCRVVVTTHLNLLKAYGYTKPFALNVATESDKDTMKPKYRLVYGIAGYSNAISVAKSLELPASIIEASYGYLGKQEHMLNDLVMALELGGKKIEEEQKKLARLREEAKKRLRLLKDNREKYLKKIEDQCESRMREVETEIEEIRRELEKKEKMATKTAKERLKTLKNRVDGKTPATAQATQNIQVDDYVRVRTLGTNGYVLKTDEEGMCEIQVGNIRTKVPMGQLERVAIERKVLSGKSVQIAAQPIAEAELNLIGMRVEEAMEELDRFIDRAILQGMPRVRILHGVGTGKLMTAVKKHLHGVDYVKLKRDEGNTNAGVTVVELP
- a CDS encoding GatB/YqeY domain-containing protein encodes the protein MYAKGSPSKGTLTRLRKQDGQPIRSLLTMEYKTMIEEGLKKALKGRDHVRLSLFRMILTSIKNKEVEKIGQINEDEFFSLIKTSIKQHIESIENFKKGQRNDLVEKEEKELEILKEFLPSQLTEEEMAKEIEWAIEETGAKDKKDMGKIIKTILGKYPGRVDGKVLSEMVLKRLSSK